GTTCACCGACAGCTCGGCGGGCTTGAACGCCGCCAGCTCCTGCCGGCGCCGGGCCAGGGCTGCCGCCTCGGTTTGCCGGCGCCCGGCGGTGGGTATCACCAGCAGCGAGTCGTAGCGGTGGTAGCCCTGGGAAGAGGCCCACTCCGGGTTATAGTACCAGAGCGAGTCAATGAAACGGGCCTTGTACTGGTCGAAGGCCGCATCGGCCGTGGTGGCGGGGCCGGCGCCGGGCTGGGTCGGGGAGGTACAGGCTGTAACAGCCGCGGCGCCCAGGGCCGCCGCCAGCACGAGCGTAGAAGATTTGGTCATAGAGGGGGCATTGGCGCCGTAAGGTAACGCCCAAGGACGCAGGTTGGGCCGCAGGGTTGCCGAGGCCGGGCCGGAGTAGCGTTCTGTACCGCATCTTCTTATCTTGCCCGCCTTATTGTCGCTCGGTATTTTCTCCTGTTATGCAAACATCCTCGATTGAAGCTATTTTATCCCTGGGCAGCATTGCCGGTATTCCGCTGGACGCCAGCCGCTGCGCCTGGCAGCAGCCGATTGACAGCCGGGGCCGCCCCCGCGGCAAGGTACGCTGGGGCCGCTGGCAGCTGGTCACCAGCCGCCTCACGCTGGCCCAGTACGAGGAACTGCAAGCCCTGGCCGCTTCTTCTACGGCCGTCGTCGATGCCCACGTCACCTTCCTGCGCGCGGACGGGCAAGGCACGCTGAGCACGCTATGGGGCCGCAACTGCTGCGTGCGCACCACCGTGGAACGCTTCGACAGCCGCGGCCAGGACGGGGAGCCCAGCTGGTGGGTCTACATCGAGCTGGCCCCCGAGGAAATGGGCAAACAAGCCGGTGGAGCGCCGGGGCCGTTCGTTATGCCGCCCCCGCGCAGCTATGCGTATACGCCGCCTATGGCCGTATTAGGACCGACAACGGCACCTAAGCCGGAGTATACTTCTGATGAATTCAAGGCAACTATTGGAGGCGCTGACCAAGTATCTCCAAAAATCATTGAGCAGCTCTTTTCGCATTTCAATGCCGCCAAGTCCGATCCTAATCCTGGGCCTCATTGGGCAGCGATGGAAGAATTGATCCGCACTACACAATATACAGATCCGAAATCAGGTTCCACTCAAACTTTAAATGGAGGATGGCCTCCAGCTAACGGAGGATTCAATCGGCGGACTGTGCGCCCTACTCCTCCAGATAAGTTTGACCGTTACCAAAAGTATGTTAAGCTCGGTGCTGATGGGTTGCCCGAACTCAGCGGCACATTTACGTCCCCTATTCCAAAGGGAGGCGCCTTTGATTATGAGGCTCGTGCGCTAGAGGGAGTTGAAACTGACTACGATTTAATGTACGAAATTGAAATTCTCAAGCCTCTACCTTTTACTGGTGAAGAAGCGGAGATAATTCCCTGGCATGGACATGAAGGCAATGGCGTTCAAACCAAAATGCTGTTTCCAGGTTGGGACCCCGTAATAAATGGTTATCCTTGGAGTTGGAAAAAACTTGAAGAGGAAGAATACATCCGTATTACATACAAAAGCTCCCCTAGTGGTAAATTTGAAATATTGCCTAATAATCAAGTGAGTCTTAAAAAATAACTCATATGCAGTCCATCCATAAAATCAGCGAAGTGGATCAACTTACGGTTACTGCCTCACCTAGCCGGAAGGATACTTTTTCTGCGCCCTTGGTACAAACAGAACCTCTTCCTCATACTTTTCTTGCGGGCGAAGAACCTGTGCTGAAGTATGATTGCCTCAACTGCGGTCAGCCAATTATTCATTCTGTGGGTTATGGTGCTTTTCTTCTAGCCAGAACTTGGTCGTTAAAAAAAGTTAACCACCAACGTGAGTTACTGAACGAAGTGGGACAACTACTGCTGCTACAGCTTCGGAGCGTAATTGAACAGGAACAAGAAGTGACACGTTACTACAATGCCGTGCTTGATATTGCAACAGTCGGTTACTTACGCTGCCCGCACTGCCAAGCGCAATACTTAATGGGGTTCTCTCAAAGACTTACCGACAACGAAGGTCGGGGCAAACCAGAACCTGATACTATCCATGTTCAATCTATTGCGTTTGTGAATCTTAATGAACATGAGTTTATATCTGCTCTTGAATCAACTATTAAATCATCATAATAGATAACTTATAGACTACCTGCAAAATTTGCTTTGGGCTGGCACCAGAGGAAATAGGTAAAGTAGCTGGTGGGGCGCCGGGGCCGTTCGTTATGCCG
This region of Hymenobacter sp. YIM 151500-1 genomic DNA includes:
- a CDS encoding TNT domain-containing protein translates to MQTSSIEAILSLGSIAGIPLDASRCAWQQPIDSRGRPRGKVRWGRWQLVTSRLTLAQYEELQALAASSTAVVDAHVTFLRADGQGTLSTLWGRNCCVRTTVERFDSRGQDGEPSWWVYIELAPEEMGKQAGGAPGPFVMPPPRSYAYTPPMAVLGPTTAPKPEYTSDEFKATIGGADQVSPKIIEQLFSHFNAAKSDPNPGPHWAAMEELIRTTQYTDPKSGSTQTLNGGWPPANGGFNRRTVRPTPPDKFDRYQKYVKLGADGLPELSGTFTSPIPKGGAFDYEARALEGVETDYDLMYEIEILKPLPFTGEEAEIIPWHGHEGNGVQTKMLFPGWDPVINGYPWSWKKLEEEEYIRITYKSSPSGKFEILPNNQVSLKK